A part of Gadus morhua chromosome 17, gadMor3.0, whole genome shotgun sequence genomic DNA contains:
- the LOC115529132 gene encoding uncharacterized protein LOC115529132 isoform X2: MSHDLYNPYSPESQDSPHQPYQPPSAHVGPGNVGAPYHMVPDSTHASYGVYAGTSMNPSHMYPSMHPGSMGYIPVQSKPTTELESSIDVHIKRARQEAGLQSILKKPVPDQNTHTPAWPQGSLDLAPTGYRSSPPISDGQFSRYSETMPSGAPNWHWPLGQQTSNYHSTSFSPTATNVPPSHYSQSSERYQVSRYSSGDEHVSSNRPSTASADSAPSPRSSLAYEHPSTSREADDNQTRFTCNSAMDILQRFDLQEEDLEELCAYPEDQLSPANLPYLLRDIRQKKAKNSSAASQSSRGHQAHGSQCAQETRVASGGEVKREAQAPPTFQQPSKVIEYGHTRTYTSGFREEEKDGGHHRGSYMSQMRDTQPKDAAPAIPSVPVFSNGSQRSNICSPVYSPLPSVKASLSQRPATQSIQTAVASPQKEPIALQPVAPVAKPTATNIIPKRNSGAHHVASSGCQKAALGAGITSHRPAPGTGTKSERPAPGPRSTSHSPAPGVGTTIQKPAPGIGTFSHKPAPGPGNTSQRPAPATNPGPLPIPRSIPTNQGPPPASDESIQRPPPVKPADKRVPTAAMIRDYMGVKPELFPHNCSLCNKPCFGMKDWLEHRNHIVHLAGCRLLRRQYSEWEPDTVSLDSAPEESQQPPTTTAVPASSPSSRPSLQAISHGGPGPSNSAPPLPRSTLEALMSWTPPRKRSRSKSSGRKGSRSPRTKRSRSPRTKRSRSPRTKRSRSPRTKRSRSPRRKRTRSPQTKRSRSKSSGRKRSSSRKRSTTPARLRSPDWKRTSGKASSPRSSRPIHSRRSRSRSLSSSSPSSDRYRGKRPSSPARSSRRSSGSPRRGRGSRSPRHARVTRPNRRSRSGSRSPHPSSQRRRSRSHDGRSSGRRQEETSVEQLARKLLESSGVQSFTGSSSLELVVQSLAPVLLAELAKLKATSSSSSASSKEKKPSSPSSSRDEQKQSSSSSRDEKKPSSSSRDVQKQSSSSSRDEKKRSSSSSSKDEQKQSSSSSRDEKKPSSSSSSRDEQKQASTSLTKGGNEPPLSSSSVKVIKKVLVKKSVPTKSAKPPGSGLLGFVPAHPPLLLSGLPSTVTQQQVFSAVEKFGKSRLISVAQQRQEATVYFLQEAAAHALLGFTELKIGGNPITVTQKAVQCNKTTALGTKGTTPGNKKATPGNATTTPGNKTTTPGNKKATPGNTTTIPGNKTTTPGNKTTMHANKTPTPSKSTITPDNKVTTPGNNTATTGKKTAPSGTGPIMPGNEAAIPDNITATLVKKTTMPSNSTTVPGSTTTPGNKMSTPGNKTATPGNKSATPGIKKATPGNTKATPGSTTIIPGKATPGNKKATPGNTTTIPGNKTTTPGNKTTMHANKTPTPSKSTITPDNKVTRPGNNTATTGKKTAPSGTGPIMPGNEAAIPDNTTDTPVKKTTMPSNATTVPGSTTTPGNKMAPPVNVTITPGGDTTTTGNTTTMSENKTPTSSNITPTPENKAIELSNNTDMQGDTRTMPVQPVAPPSLVAKVFPTVLFLKSIQCLDVRCWKWKDLLPYATSGATIMVTDLPEMECDASTWSSFTRVLEKFGNVQCDKCFILPENCTAFVSMSANKVAALMKSLVMGASLNSKTVRCHLLKENALESPITFYKHLLRWSEKLYDESTLEYRLVYISNIPVNNYWMLAFNEGLRKTGGVRLYLPLIGKIFVEFVTVEDADRFGVWLSEFRPSKLKRWKICFSRPGLDQDVYELFKAGREDAFLITLFTQTVFYPTLSPQFYTPAHRTVNGPEDLEWAGKHLTGQSVVMVTGLALSTYRHMDLVDKVWPYFVEKDISRVYYSVVILPLQRRAFIHFDDALKCKEFVSDFLHKPFTIGGSDLTLHFVLDHLEPCTSELQLYNRLLQWTNVECNKADHQDQLILKEMDYCNREDLRFTFKDILRRTSPNSWVSCLVLANRVVFQIVNGRPDLLNMLNAKKRRTQGQYGKNREGWKSVSDFTSGIQKIDVRTVINSPQHAKSGQSPPDPSGPGPSGPGPSAPGPSGPGPSAPGPSGPGPSGPGPSGPGPSGPGPSAPGPSAPGPSAPGPSGPGPSGPGPSGPGPSAPGPSAPGPSAPGPSAPGPSAPGPSPSAPGPSGPGPSGPGPSGPGPSGPGPSAPGPSAPGTLAAGPSGPALLTPVAPAELGASAHDQDWPPGSGPQPPALSQEMYLFFATAIHQHRQARVEQEVRRGGQEGSQREVSMDFDKTTSSSTTAHSSSLSGATVSSSHLPKSSSSSCDLPKSSSSSTSSSLPPPAGVVPSSSEQNTQQKCEESPVQVSEAVDTTLTPSPTSQEGSRITTTEEAESLPACPPITRKEVLSVAAMVCEDDMARPGHMMAAETSLKSASSLTGKDVLQTDPCLEEEGKRKAQQELTLTGKDVVVSPSEDMKENSVEVDETQEQLGDEKTSNQMLRLRPECGEETPHQTPVQPETPSLPDPESQTSEPQEEEMLAKVADEAEPFQEVPEHKEILEEGKNTIVEEQMPSVNEETPSVVSEAADALLNGASTEEGDTNQLMDCVEGSPPKEEEQKTKETQEEQKTKETPEEEQKTKETQEEQKTNEQSNKEEQRGKEVQTNKEKNSKELKEEEQRNKEPTEVEQGRKDPTEQEQGNKDPTEEGIKKKEPTEKGRNSREQSIKEEQGNKEEKNSKDPPEEEQGNKEQSNEAPTEGGDNKGPAVEAGAPEMEQRRSKRGHPSPATTPLSTRRSTRRSTRHSTPSMKRESPGELPVEKAVSVEVEASSSPRGGASPSSGAPLPQGHPHPKEEEVEYQVTDSVEGEVIEGVQLPTRRKRGRPTKQTAKNVRMKKEQPTAPVAEESGKKPEEPLENQAGPTRKETKPQEAPEEKSRGQEDGAEESQMGDIVTPSNAKPRVSDEGVSLEEVATYQVLDSVEDEELEVKEGPPVTRGTRGRGRKAKTPTRKECKRSLDETVFEVLDSIGGDVLEDAPAPEQPGRPRRGLANNDPTPEKDGKVVPDDTPEGTHGKQEQVKKEQEVARQVMEEPQGDEQPAAGKRRSGRGRKEEVAVSGTSKMAAKEGQQRVKEEEVYQVVDSTEDDPHEEEHVDPPGPRRRSQRRDPAPAVTRAPRRPAYSTQGEEPVYQVVDSVGGEEEPAPVEEQPPGLEPRRGQRGRKVAGSDSATEDKAAKKMKTTEQTVLPKVKEGVGAKKVMDGRKESQEQEENALVSLDEVSEEEEDYPDDSVEEEELRKRQTVEERRREEEEERKLGEGMEGLVTLDEVGEEEGDEEEVGPGGEEESGRRGEGITEEELQALVTLDEIVEEPTHSEPLPDDQSEARLNTETVCDEEQASSSIVGECKQSEEQAEECVSFVTLDEVGYEEEEETQPRSKRGRQATERKCTRREQQQQQQPATAKPSGEESPPIPAHATSLLAGEPRAVLSVKGAEPMAESPARDVEETGSEETRLLRKASSKARRVKEEAEPKRVRSYSPSVANDYTLPAFTPNNPLGSEHVVPGFYCNLCSVFYKNETSARTLHCSRLGHYNNLKKYYQGLQEEQSRSQSGGSTAGNSPK, encoded by the exons ATGTCCCACGATCTGTATAACCCCTATTCCCCTGAGAGCCAGGATTCCCCACATCAGCCCTACCAACCTCCAAGTGCCCACGTAGGCCCTGGAAATGTTGGAGCGCCTTATCACATGGTCCCTGATTCTACCCATGCATCTTATGGTGTCTACGCCGGGACCTCTATGAATCCCAGCCACATGTACCCATCGATGCACCCTGGGTCTATGGGCTATATCCCTGTTCAGAGTAAGCCAACCACTGAATTGGAGAGTTCCATTGATGTCCACATCAAAAGAGCCCGACAGGAAGCGGGCCTCCAATCGATATTAAAGAAGCCGGTGCCAGACCAGAATACTCATACACCTGCTTGGCCTCAGGGATCTCTGGATTTGGCGCCCACTGGCTATAGATCATCACCGCCCATCTCCGATGGACAGTTTTCTAGATATTCAGAAACGATGCCAAGTGGTGCCCCAAATTGGCATTGGCCTTTGGGCCAACAAACAAGCAATTATCACTCCACTTCATTCTCTCCCACTGCAACAAACGTTCCCCCATCACATTACTCCCAATCTTCTGAGCGATATCAAGTTTCCCGTTATTCAAGTGGTGATGAACATGTTAGCAGCAACAGGCCTTCTACGGCATCAGCAGATTCTGCACCGTCTCCTCGATCGTCACTGGCCTATGAGCATCCTTCCACCTCAAGAGAGGCTGATGACAACCAGACCAGATTCACCTGTAATTCAGCCATGGACATCCTCCAACGCTTCGACCTTCAGGAAGAAGACTTGGAGGAACTCTGTGCCTACCCAGAAGACCAGCTCTCTCCCGCCAACCTACCCTACCTGCTGCGAGACATCCGCCAAAAGAAGGCAAAAAACTCATCGGCTGCCTCTCAGTCAAGCAGGGGCCACCAGGCTCATGGCAGCCAGTGTGCCCAAGAAACCAGGGTGGCGTCCGGGGGCGAAGTAAAGCGTGAGGCGCAAGCTCCTCCTACCTTTCAGCAGCCGAGTAAAGTGATTGAATACGGACACACTCGTACATATACCTCAGGCTTCCGTGAAGAAGAAAAGGATGGAGGACACCACAGAGGGAGTTATATGAGCCAAATGCGGGACACTCAACCAAAGGATGCAGCACCAGCCATACCCAGTGTTCCAGTGTTCTCCAATGGTTCACAGAGATCCAACATCTGTTCCCCTGTTTACAGTCCATTACCAAGTGTGAAGGCTTCCCTGAGCCAAAGGCCAGCCACCCAGTCCATCCAGACTGCCGTCGCTTCCCCACAGAAGGAACCTATTGCGTTGCAGCCAGTAGCACCTGTTGCTAAACCTACTGCCACCAATATCATACCCAAGAGGAATTCCGGTGCTCATCATGTGGCGTCTTCAGGATGTCAAAAAGCAGCTCTGGGAGCCGGAATTACCAGTCACAGACCAGCTCCAGGTACTGGAACTAAGAGTGAGAGACCAGCACCAGGCCCCAGAAGTACCAGTCACAGTCCCGCTCCAGGCGTTGGAACTACCATTCAAAAACCAGCACCAGGAATAGGAACTTTCAGTCACAAACCTGCTCCAGGACCTGGGAATACAAGTCAGAGACCAGCTCCAGCCACCAATCCAGGGCCACTTCCCATCCCCAGGTCCATCCCTACGAACCAGGGCCCCCCTCCAGCATCTGATGAATCCATCCAGAGACCTCCGCCAGTCAAGCCAGCCGACAAGAGAGTGCCGACGGCGGCCATGATCCGCGACTACATGGGTGTCAAACCTGAACTTTTCCCCCACAACTGTAGTCTCTGTAACAAACCTTGTTTTGGCATGAAG GACTGGCTAGAACACAGGAATCACATAGTCCACCTTGCCGGTTGCAGACTTCTACGCAGACA GTATTCTGAATGGGAGCCGGATACAGTTTCACTTGA CTCAGCCCCTGAAGAATCCCAGCAACCCCCCACGACAACCGCagtccccgcctcctccccgaGTTCCAGGCCCAGTCTACAGGCAATCAGCCATGGAGGTCCTGGCCCGTCAAACTCTGCCCCTCCCTTGCCGAGGAGCACTTTGGAAGCACTCATGTCTTGGACTCCACCGAGGAAGAGATCAAGGTCAAAGTCTTCAGGAAGGAAAGGATCCAGGTCTCCACGGACGAAGAGGTCAAGGTCTCCACGGACGAAGAGGTCAAGGTCTCCACGGACGAAGAGGTCAAGGTCTCCACGGACGAAGAGGTCCAGGTCTCCACGGAGGAAGAGGACAAGGTCCCCACAGACGAAGAGGTCAAGGTCAAAGTCTTCAGGAAGGAAGCGGTCGAGTTCAAGAAAGAGGTCAACGACGCCAGCGAGATTGCGGTCCCCAGATTGGAAGCGAACCAGCGGTAAAGCTAGCTCACCCCGTAGCTCCAGACCTATCCACAG CCGTAGAAGCCGCTCCCGTTCCTTGtcaagctcctcccccagctccgaCCGTTACCGTGGCAAAAGGCCGTCCTCACCAGCCAGGAGTTCTAGGCGAAGCTCTGGGTCCCCACGAAGGGGTCGGGGGTCACGATCGCCCCGACATGCACGTGTTACCAGACCCAACCGCAG GTCACGCTCTGGGTCTCGATCCCCGCACCCCTCCTCTCAGCGAAGACGGTCGCGCAGTCACGATGGGAGGTCTTCGGGTCGCAGACAAGAGGAGACCAGCGTAGAACAGCTGGCCAGGAAACTACTGGAATCCTCTG GTGTCCAGAGCTTCACTGGCTCCTCCAGTCTAGAGCTTGTGGTCCAGTCTCTGGCCCCAGTGCTGCTGGCAGAGCTGGCCAAGCTGAAGGccacttcatcatcatcctctgcTTCATCTAAAGAAAAGAAGCCATCCTCCCCCTCGTCATCTAGAGATGAACAGAAGCAGTCATCCTCCTCATCTAGAGACGAGAAGAAGCCATCCTCCTCATCTAGAGATGTACAGAAGCAGTCATCCTCCTCATCTAGAGACGAGAAGAAgcgatcctcctcctcctcatctaaAGATGAACAGAAGCAGTCATCCTCCTCATCTAGAGACGAGAAGAagccatcctcctcttcctcatctagAGATGAACAGAAGCAGGCATCCACTTCTTTGACCAAAGGAGGGAATGAACCACCtttgtcctcttcctctgttAAGGTAATCAAGAAGGTGCTGGTTAAGAAGAGTGTACCAACTAAATCTGCAAAACCTCCAGGG TCGGGTCTCCTGGGATTTGTACCGGCCCACCCTCCCCTGCTCCTGTCTGGGCTTCCCTCCACGGTCACCCAGCAGCAGGTGTTCTCCGCTGTAGAGAAGTTCGGAAAAAGCAGACTCATTTCTGTGGCGCAACAGCGACAAGAG GCCACGGTGTACTTTCTACAAGAAGCTGCTGCTCATGCCTTGCTCGGCTTTACGGAGCTGAAGATTGGTGGAAATCCAATCACTGTGACACAGAAAGCCGTGCAATGCAACAAGACGACTGCGCTCGGTACCAAGGGGACCACGCCTGGCAACAAGAAGGCCACGCCTGGCAACGCGACAACCACGCCTGGCAACAAGACAACCACGCCTGGCAACAAGAAGGCCACACCTGGCAACACGACTACCATCCCTGGCAACAAGACAACCACGCCTGGCAACAAGACAACCATGCACGCCAACAAGACGCCTACTCCCAGCAAGTCAACAATCACGCCTGACAACAAGGTGACCACACCCGGCAACAACACAGCCACGACTGGTAAAAAGACTGCCCCGTCTGGCACAGGACCAATTATGCCTGGCAACGAGGCCGCAATCCCTGACAACATAACAGCCACGCTTGTCAAGAAGACTACCATGCCAAGCAACTCAACGACTGTGCCTGGCAGCACAACAACGCCCGGCAACAAGATGAGCACGCCTGGCAACAAGACTGCCACGCCTGGGAACAAGTCTGCCACGCCTGGCATCAAGAAGGCCACACCTGGCAACACGAAGGCCACACCTGGCAGCACAACTATCATCCCTGGCAAGGCCACCCCTGGCAACAAGAAGGCCACCCCTGGCAACACGACTACCATCCCTGGCAACAAGACAACCACGCCTGGCAACAAGACAACCATGCACGCCAATAAGACGCCTACTCCCAGCAAGTCAACAATCACGCCTGACAACAAGGTGACCAGACCCGGCAACAACACAGCCACGACTGGTAAAAAGACTGCCCCGTCTGGCACAGGACCAATTATGCCTGGCAACGAGGCCGCAATCCCtgacaacacaacagacacgcCTGTCAAGAAGACTACCATGCCAAGCAACGCAACGACTGTGCCTGGCAGCACAACAACGCCCGGCAACAAGATGGCCCCGCCCGTTAACGTAACGATCACACCTGGCGGCGACACGACCACAACCGGCAACACGACAACCATGTCTGAAAACAAGACGCCCACTTCCAGCAACATAACACCCACGCCTGAAAACAAGGCAATCGAGCTCAGCAACAACACTGACATGCAAGGCGACACAAGGACAATGCCTGTACAACCGGTGGCCCCTCCATCTCTGGTTGCCAAAGTCTTCCCCACAGTCCTCTTCCTCAAATCAATTC AATGTCTGGATGTTCGGTGTTGGAAATGGAAGGAT CTCCTACCCTACGCCACCAGTGGTGCCACCATCATGGTGACTGATCTGCCAGAGATGGAATGCGATGCTTCCACCTGGTCTTCGTTCACACGAGTTTTGGAGAAGTTTGGCAACGTCCAATGTGACAAATGCTTCATCCTTCCTGAAAACTGCACG GCGTTTGTATCCATGAGTGCCAATAAGGTGGCAGCACTGATGAAGTCGCTGGTGATGGGAGCCTCCTTGAACTCCAAAACTGTCCGCTGTCACCTTCTGAAGGAGAACGCCCTCGAATCtccg ATCACCTTCTATAAACATCTTCTGCGCTGGAGTGAAAag CTTTATGATGAGTCTACATTGGAGTACAGACTGGTGTACATCAGCAACATTCCTGTTAACAACTACTGGATGTTGGCCTTCAATGAAGGCCTCAGAAAGACCGGAGGAGTCAGGCTCTACCTGCCGCTGATTGGCAAG ATATTTGTAGAATTCGTCACGGTGGAGGATGCAGACCGATTCGGTGTCTGGCTGTCCGAATTTCGGCCGTCAAAGTTGAAGAGATGGAAAATCTGTTTCTCGCGTCCTG gcCTCGACCAAGACGTATATGAACTCTTCAAGGCAGGGCGTGAAGATGCATTCTTGATTACGCTGTTCACCCAGACCGTATTCTATCCCACCCTGTCCCCCCAGTTCTACACCCCTG CACACAGGACGGTGAACGGACCAGAAGACCTTGAG TGGGCGGGGAAACATTTGACTGGGCAGAGCGTAGTCATGGTGACAGGGCTGGCGTTAAGCACCTACCGCCACATGGACCTCGTGGATAAGGTGTGGCCTTACTTCGTGGAGAAGGACATCAGCCGTGTGTACTACTCCGTAGTGATACTACCTCTGCAGAGAAgg GCCTTCATCCACTTTGACGACGCTTTGAAGTGTAAGGAGTTTGTCTCAGATTTCCTCCACAAGCCGTTCACTATAGGAGGATCTGACCTCACCCTCCACTTCGTCCTGGACCATCTTGAGCCCTGCACCTCAGAG CTGCAATTGTACAACAGACTGCTGCAATGGACCAATGTT GAGTGTAACAAGGCTGATCACCAGGACCAGCTGATACTGAAGGAGATGGATTACTGCAACAGGGAAGATCTGAGGTTCACCTTTAAAGACATATTGAGAAGAACAAGCCCCAACAGCTGGGTCAGCTGCTTAGTCCTCGCCAACCGG GTGGTTTTCCAGATCGTTAATGGAAGACCGGATTTATTGAATATGCTCAATGCTAAAAAAAGGAGGACTCAAGGTCAATATGG GAAAAATCGGGAAGGGTGGAAATC GGTAAGCGATTTCACGTCAGGCATTCAGAAAATAGATGTCAGGACTGTGATCAACAGTCCCCAGCATGCAAAGTCTGGCCAATCGCCACCGGACCCCTCAGGTCCTGGCCCCTCAGGTCCTGGCCCCTCAGCGCCTGGCCCCTCAGGTCCTGGCCCCTCAGCGCCTGGCCCCTCAGGTCCTGGCCCCTCAGGTCCTGGCCCCTCAGGTCCTGGCCCCTCAGGTCCTGGCCCCTCAGCGCCTGGCCCCTCAGCGCCTGGCCCCTCAGCGCCTGGCCCCTCAGGTCCTGGCCCCTCAGGTCCTGGCCCCTCAGGTCCTGGCCCCTCAGCGCCTGGCCCCTCAGCGCCTGGCCCCTCAGCGCCTGGCCCCTCAGCGCCTGGCCCCTCAGCGCCTGGCCCTAGCCCCTCAGCGCCTGGCCCCTCAGGTCCTGGCCCCTCAGGTCCTGGCCCCTCAGGTCCTGGCCCCTCAGGTCCTGGCCCCTCAGCGCCTGGCCCCTCAGCGCCTGGCACCTTAGCAGCTGGCCCCTCAGGTCCTGCTCTCCTAACCCCCGTGGCTCCTGCAGAACTCGGCGCCTCAGCCCACGACCAGGACTGGCCCCCGGGCTCCGGCCCCCAGCCTCCAGCCCTGAGTCAGGAGATGTACCTCTTCTTTGCTACGGCCATCCACCAGCATCGCCAGGCCAGAGTCGAACAGGAAGTGAGACGAGGTGGACAGGAAGGAAGCCAGAGAGAG GTCTCAATGGACTTCGACAAGACCACCTCCTCTTCAACGACAGCCCACTCCTCATCCTTGTCTGGAGCCACAGTGTCCTCCTCACATCTCCCCAAGTCCTCCTCATCTTCTTGCGATCTCCCAaagtcctcctcttcttctacttcttcttctctccctcctccggCCGGAGTAGTCCCTTCCTCTTCTGAACAGAACACACAACAGAAGTGTGAAGAATCTCCTGTCCAGGTGTCTGAGGCTGTTGACACGACACTCACTCCATCGCCTACCAGCCAGGAAGGGTCACGCATCACTACCACGGAGGAGGCGGAGTCTCTTCCTGCCTGTCCACCAATCACAAGGAAGGAGGTACTAAGTGTAGCAGCCATGGTATGTGAAGATGACATGGCGAGGCCTGGCCACATGATGGCAGCAGAGACCTCTCTTAAAAGTGCATCATCACTGACGGGAAAGGATGTCTTACAAACTGATCCATgtctggaggaagaggggaagagaaaggCCCAGCAAGAGTTAACCCTCACAGGAAAGGATGTGGTCGTCTCTCCCAGCGAAGACATGAAGGAGAACAGTGTAGAGGTGGATGAAACACAAGAGCAGCTGGGTGATGAAAAGACAAGCAACCAGATGCTCCGTTTGAGGCCAGAGTGTGGCGAGGAGACGCCACACCAAACCCCGGTCCAGCCTGAGACACCAAGCCTCCCTGACCCTGAGAGCCAGACCTCTGAACCCCAAGAGGAGGAAATGTTGGCCAAAGTCGCTGATGAAGCTGAGCCATTCCAGGAGGTCCCAGAGCACAAAGAGATTTTGGAAGAGGGGAAGAATACAATTGTAGAAGAACAAATGCCTTCTGTGAATGAAGAAACCCCATCGGTAGTTTCGGAGGCAGCTGATGCTTTACTCAACGGTGCATCGACAGAGGAAGGAGACACCAACCAGCTCATGGACTGTGTTGAAGGATCTCCTCccaaagaggaggagcagaagaccAAGGAAACCCAAGAGGAGCAGAAGACCAAGGAAAccccagaggaggagcagaagaccAAGGAAACCCAAGAAGAGCAGAAGACCAATGAGCAGAGCAACAAGGAAGAGCAGAGAGGCAAGGAGGTGCAGACCAACAAGGAGAAGAACAGCAAGGAGCtcaaagaggaggagcagagaaatAAGGAACCCACAGAGGTCGAGCAGGGTAGAAAGGATCCAACAGAGCAGGAACAGGGTAACAAGGATCCAACAGAGGAGGGGATTAAGAAAAAGGAGCCAACTGAGAAGGGGCGGAACTCCAGGGAGCAGAGCATCAAGGAGGAGCAGGGTAACAAAGAGGAGAAGAACAGCAAGGATCccccagaggaggagcagggtaaCAAGGAGCAGAGCAACGAGGCCCCCACTGAAGGGGGGGACAACAAGGGGCCCGCTGTAGAGGCGGGTGCTCCTGAGATGGAACAGCGACGATCTAAGAGAGGTCACCCAAGTCCAGCGACCACGCCGCTGTCCACCAGACGCTCCACCAGACGCTCCACCAGGCACTCCACCCCCTCCATGAAGAGGGAAAGCCCTGGGGAGCTACCAGTGGAGAAGGCAGTCTCTGTAGAAGTGgaagcctcctcctccccccggggAGGTGCAAGCCCTTCCTCcggggcccccctcccccaaggtCACCCCCATCCAAAGGAAGAAGAGGTAGAATACCAGGTGACGGACTCTGTGGAAGGTGAGGTGATCGAGGGAGTCCAGCTCCCcaccaggaggaagaggggaaggcCAACCAAACAGACGGCCAAGAACGTCCGGATGAAGAAGGAGCAGCCCACTGCCCCGGTAGCAGAGGAGTCCGGCAAGAAGCCAGAGGAACCGTTGGAAAACCAGGCCGGTCCAACCAGGAAAGAGACCAAACCCCAGGAGGCCCCAGAAGAGAAGTCGAGAGGCCAAGAGGATGGTGCAGAAGAAAGCCAAATGGGCGACATAGTGACCCCAAGCAACGCCAAACCAAGGGTCTCCGACGAAGGGGTCAGTTTGGAGGAGGTGGCTACATACCAGGTACTGGACTCtgtggaggacgaggagctggaggtgaaggaggggcCACCCGTGACGAGGGGCACTAGGGGCAGAGGAAGGAAGGCCAAAACCCCTACGAGGAAGGAGTGCAAGCGGAGTCTAGATGAAACCGTGTTTGAGGTGTTGGATTCCATCGGGGGCGACGTGTTGGAAGACGCGCCAGCGCCAGAACAACCAGGACGACCCCGACGGGGGCTAGCGAACAATGACCCAACGCCTGAAAAAGATGGAAAGGTAGTACCTGACGACACTCCTGAAGGAACGCACGGCAAGCAGGAGCAAGTCAAGAAGGAACAGGAGGTGGCCCGTCAAGTCATGGAGGAGCCACAAGGTGACGAGCAGCCTGCTGCCGGAAAGAGAAGGAGTGGacgagggaggaaagaggaggtggCGGTCTCTGGGACCTCCAAAATGGCCGCCAAAGAAGGTCAAcagagggtgaaggaggaggaggtgtaccaGGTGGTGGACTCCACCGAAGATGACCCCCATGAGGAGGAGCACGTCGACCCCCCCGGTCCAAGGAGAAGGAGCCAGCGGAGGGACCCAGCACCGGCCGTGACCAGAGCCCCCAGAAGGCCTGCTTACTCCACCCaaggggaggagcctgtgtACCAGGTAGTGGACTCAGTGGGGGGCGAGGAGGAACCGGCTCCAGTGGAGGAACAGCCGCCAGGGTTAGAGCCTaggagggggcagagaggtCGTAAGGTCGCGGGGAGCGACTCCGCGACAGAAGACAAAGCGGCAAAGAAGATGAAAACCACGGAGCAAACCGTACTGCCCAAAGTAAAGGAGGGTGTTGGAGCAAAGAAGGTGATGGACGGAAGGAAGGAGagccaggagcaggaggagaacgcTCTGGTGAGTCTGGATGAGgtcagtgaggaagaggaggactacCCCGACGATTCAGTTGAGGAGGAAGAGCTGAGGAAGAGGCAGACAGTCgaggagaggcggagagaggaggaggaggagaggaagctgGGAGAAGGAATGGAGGGGCTGGTGACCCTAGATGAggttggagaggaggagggggatgaggaagaggttggtcctggaggagaggaagagagtggaagaagaggggagggcaTCACAGAAGAAGAACTGCAGGCGTTGGTCACTCTGGACGAGATTGTTGAGGAGCCAACACATTCAGAGCCCCTTccagacgaccaatcagaggccaggTTGAATACTGAG ACGGTCTGTGATGAAGAGCAAGCGTCTTCCTCCATCGTTGGTGAATGTAAACAAAGCGAGGAGcaagcag AGGAGTGTGTGAGCTTCGTGACCTTGGACGAGGTGGgatacgaggaggaggaggagacacagccACGCAGCAAAAGAGGTAGACAGGCTACGG aGAGGAAATGCACCAGGAGagaacagcagcaacaacaacaaccagcaACGGCTAAACCCTCGGGGGAGGAATCCCCGCCCATCCCAGCCCATGCTACCTCCCTATTGGCCGGCGAGCCCAGGGCTGTTTTGAGCGTCAAAGGAGCAGAGCCAATGGCAGAAAGCCCCGCCCGGGATGTTGAAGAGACGGGGTCTGAGGAGACAAGGCTTCTGAGGAAAG cTTCCAGTAAAGCGAGGAGGGTgaaggaagaggcggagcctaAGAGAGTCCGCTCTTACTCTCCCTCCGTTGCCAACGACTACACCCTGCCCGCGTTCACCCCCAACAACCCCCTtg GGTCGGAGCATGTGGTTCCTGGGTTCTACTGTaatctgtgttctgtgttctacaAAAACGAGACCAGCGCCAGGACACTCCACTGCAGCCGCTTGGGTCACTACAACAACCTGAAG AAGTATTATCAGGGACTCCAAGAGGAACAATCCAGGAGCCAATCAGGAGGCTCTACTGCTGGCAACTCCCCGAAATGA